One Archangium violaceum genomic window, GGACCTGTACGGCGCGCCGCTGAACATCGTCCACCGGGACGTGACGCCGGAGAACATCTTCGTGTGCTTCGACGGCTCGGTGAAGGTGCTCGACTTCGGCATCGCGAAGGCGGCCAACCGGGTGGAGCACACGCGCGCCGGCGAGTTGCGCGGCAAGCTCAGCTACCTCAGCCCCGAGCAATGCCTGGGCAAGCCGCTGGACCACCGCAGCGATCTCTTCTCCCTGGGCGCCGTGCTCTACGAGTGGCTCACCGGCTTCAAGCTCTTCACCGGTGAGTCGGACGTGGCCGTCATGCGCAGCATCGTCGAGGGCAAGGTGTACGCGCCCTCGTACTTCCGCGCGGACATCCCCGAGCCGGTGGAAGCCATCCTCATGAAGGCGCTGGAGCGGGACAGGGACAAGCGCTACCCGACGGCCTGGCACTTCCAGCAGGACCTGGACCGCTTCCTCAACGCGTACGAGTTCACCCCCACCCACCTCCACCTCTCCAACTTCCTCAAGCAGCTCTTCCTGGACGAACTGGAGGAGGAGCAGCAGCGGCTGCGCCCCCCCGCCACGCCCACGTCCCCCACGCTCGCGCCCACCACGGAGACGGAGATGGAGTCGGTGGCGCCCGTGGAGGAGCCCGCCTCCGGCTCCGGCGGCGAGCGCATCATCCCGGTGCCCGTCAGCGCCGCGCAGCTGGAGGCGCTGGAGTCACTCGCCCGCAAGCACAACGTCGCCGTGGGGAAGATGGTGGGAGACATCCTCTCGGCCTGGCTCAAGTACCGCTGACATGCCCCGGCTGAAGCTGACCCTCGAATACGACGGCACCCGGTACGTGGGGTGGCAGGTCCAGCCCAATGGCGTCTCCATCCAGTCCCGGTTGGGACAGGCGTTGGAGCAGCTGCTCGGCGAGCGTGTCTCCGTGGAGGCCGCCGGACGGACCGACGCGGGCGTGCATGCCACCGGGCAGGTGGTGTGCTTCGACACGGTGCGCACGCTGCCCCTCAAGGCGTACTGGATGGGGCTCAACCGCTTCCTGCCCGAGGACATCGCCGTCGTCCGCGCCGAGGAGGTGCCCCCCGACTTCGACCCGCGCCGCTGGTCCCGAGGCAAGCGCTACCGGTACCGGGTGAGCAACAAGCCCTCGCGCTCGCCCCTGCGCCGCTTCACCCACTGGGAGGTGTTCGCCCCCCTGGACGTGGAGGCCCTGCGCCGCGCCGCCGCGCACCTGGTGGGCCGGCATGACTTCTCCTCCTTCCGGGCCTCGGACTGTCAGGCCGCCCACGCGGTGCGCGAGGTGCGCCGGGTGGACGTCCAGGGCACCTCGGGGGACGAGCTCTCCGTCACCGTCGAGGGCACCGCCTTCCTCAAGCACATGGTGCGCAACCTCGTGGGCACCCTGGTGGAGGTGGGCAAGGGCCGCCGTCCCGAGCTCTGGGTGGCCGAGGTCCTCGCCGCGCGCGATCGCAAGCGCGCCGGCCCCACCGCTCCGGCCCAGGGGCTCGTCCTGGAGGAGGTCTTCTATGGAGAGGGCCCGCCTCCTCGCACCCCAGGCGGTACGGCGGACGGGGAAGACGAGGAGTGAGGACTCCCCGTACGCCCCCGGGCCGTGCTTGCGCTAGGCTCCGGTTTCCGTGAGAACCCCGAAGAAGGCCGTCCTCGAACCGCTGCGCGTCCGCGTCCGCCGTCTCCAGTTCATCGTGGGGCTCGGCTTCCTCGCGTTGGTGGTGGGCTCCGTGCTGAGCTCGGCCCTCACCATGCGGCTCATCGGCCGGGTCGATGCGCTGTCCCTCACGGTCCTCCGCTTCGCCATCGCCCTGGGGCTGCAGAATCTGTGGGTGCTCGTCGTGCTACCCCTGCTGTGCTACGGCGCCGCCCGCGTCGTCGAGCTGCGCCCGTGGTCCACCGCGCTCGGCGCCGCGTTCACCGGCCAGCTCTTCCTCCTCGCGCTCGAGTTCGTACAGGCCGGCGTCGACGGGTGGGTGGAGCGCGGGTGGTTGTTGACGGCGTTGCAGTGGGGCGTGTTCGCCGGAGGGGTGGTGCTCAGCCAGCGGGCCGTCGTCCGGGGCCGGGCCGCCGCGGGGCTGCGGGCGGAGCAGGCCCGGCAGCAGGCCGACGCGCGCAAGGACGAGTACGCCGAGTTCCTCCGGGAGGCCGAGCGCGCGGGGGAGAAGAGCGTCCAGCGGGAGACCCCGAAGAGCGAGACGCAGGCCGGGGAGCAGGCCGTGGCGCCAGCCGCGCCCGGTGCGGAGACGCCCGAGCAGCGGCCCGAGGATCGGCCCGACGACGTGCCGAAGGCCCCCTCCGTCTGAGCGGCTCAGCCGTGCACCACGCGCTTGACGCCCCGGCGTAGCAGCAGGTCGGGCACCTTGAAGCGGTGGTCACCTCGCAGCACCAGCCGCTCGCCCTCCGCCGTGCCGGTGCAGGCGAGGCCCCGTTGCAGGGCCTGGAGCCACGTCTGGAGCTCGGCCGCGGGGAGACCCAGTCCCTCCACCACCGTCACCTCCGAGCCTCCGCGGCCCGTCTCCAGCCGCACCACCGCGCGCTCGGGACCGTGGGGCGGGGGCTCGTCGGGGAAGTCCTCCCGGCTCACCTGGGGCTTCGTGGACGGCAGCGTGTCTCGCAGTCCCTCGAGTCGGGCGAACGGGTTGTTGAAGCCCTTCGTCTTCTCGTCCTTCTGCTTCGCCATGGGGTGGCTCCTGTCAGGTGGGCAGCTCGAGGGTCCGGGAGGAGCCCACGTGCTGGAAGCCCAGGTGCTCATAGACCCGCCGCGCCGGGTTGCCGTCGCTCACGACGAGACTCAGGGCGGGGAGCTCCGCTCGGGTCGACAGCCACAGGGCCCGGCGCAGCAGCGCGGCACCGACACCGGCATAGCGGGGAGCGGGGTTCCGGTACACCTCGATGACCCAGGGGCCCCCATGGGGTGGGCTCCCTTCTCGGAGGGTGACGAGGCAGGCGCCGATGACGGTGTCCCCCTCGAGCGCGAGCCCGCTGCACGGCAGGAGTGGGCCGAGCACCTCCCCGGCGAGGATCCGGGCGACCTCGTGCCGGGCCTCCTCGGGTGTCCAGCCGGAATGGTCCGGGTGGCCCGGCGGGTAGGCCGCGAGCAGCGGTGACGCCAGCGCCTCGGCACTCCGCTCGACGGCGCTGAGCTGGCAGCCTCCTGGCGCCTCGGGGGTGCTCCACGAGGCGGGATCGGCTCGCAGGTCGCGGGAGTAGCTGTGCGCATGCCTCACCACGCGGGCGCCCCGGGCGATGAGCGCCAGGGCGAGCGCCTCGTCATCCGTGGAGAGCGCCCAGCCGCGCAGGGCCGGGAGCAGCACGTCGGCGCAATGGGTGGCGTCCACCTGGGGGATGCGCCACGCGAGGTCCGCCCAGGGCCGCCCATCGCGCGTGGAGGGCGAATGGACGAGGACCGGGGCTCCGGCCGCATCGCGCACGGTGTGGCGCGGGAGCTCCGCGCCGGCCCACGGGTCTCCGGGAGGTATCGCGTCGCTCGTGTTCATGGGTCTTCCTCGTGTCGTCGCGTTCTCATGGCACCCGGTGCCCGACGAGGCGGGTGACGATGTCCTGGAACTCGTCGGGGCCGATGTCGAGCTGCTCGACGACGTACCCATAGAGCATGGCCGTTGGAACGGAGCGGCCCCCGCGCTCGTGCTCGAGCCGGTGCAGCGTGTGGAGGATGATGCGTTCGACGCGGGTGAGGCCGTCGCGCACATCCGGGATGTAATCGCGTGGGTCGATGGGCACTCGCGAGCTCTCCGGACCGGGCAGCCTACGTCACCTCCGACCGCCCGCCTGCCTGGTTCTCAACTATACGGGATTGACCCGTCTTCCAGTATTTCCCGGGTGGCCAAGCTCCACCCATCGAGCCAGAATGGCCCGCGCACAGGGGAGACCAGTATGGCGGAGAGTCCGATCGACAGCATCTGCCCCGAGGAGAACTTCGTGCGGGAAGCCGCCCTGGGACGTCTCCCGGAGGCGGAGGTCGCGCGGCTGCTCGAGCATGCGGAGAAGTGCCCTTCGTGCAGCCGGATGCTGGTGCGCAGCGGCGTCGCTTCGTCGGAGGACGTGCCCACCAACGTGGTGACGTCGCCCGCGCCCCTGCCCGAGAGCCCTCCCGAGGAGGAGCTGCCTCGCGGCGCGACGGTGGGGCGCTTCATGGTGCTGGCGAAGCTGGGTGCCGGCGGCATGGGCGTGGTGTACGCCGCGTATGACCCCGAGCTGGACCGCAAGCTCGCCCTCAAGCTGCTCCATCCGAGGTCCGACCAGGTGGAGAAGAGCGGTGGACAGGCCCGCCTGTTGCGCGAGGCGCAGGCGATGGCGCGCCTGTCCCATCCCCATGTCATCTCCATCTACGACGTGGGCACGTGGCGCGAGCGCGTCTTCATCGCCATGGAGCTGGTGGAGGGGCCCTCGCTGCGCGACTGGCTCAAGCAGGGGCCGCGCGCCTGGCGCGAGGTGGTGGAGGTGTTCCTCTCCGCTGGACGGGGGCTCGCGGCCGCGCACGCGGCGGGCCTGGTGCACCGCGACTTCAAGCCGGACAACGTGCTGATGGGGAAGGATGGGCGGGTGCGCGTGCTGGACTTCGGTCTCGCGCGGCAGGCCTCGGCCTCCGATGAGCCGCTCCCTCCCCCCACGGAGCTCGAGGTGCCCCTGCCCGAGCGGGGCAGCTCGCCGCTGGACACGCCCCTCACCCGCGTGGGCCAGGTCATCGGCACGCCGGCCTACATGGCGCCGGAGTCGTACGGCGGAGGCGTCTTCGACGCGCGGGCGGACCAGTT contains:
- a CDS encoding GNAT family N-acetyltransferase — translated: MNTSDAIPPGDPWAGAELPRHTVRDAAGAPVLVHSPSTRDGRPWADLAWRIPQVDATHCADVLLPALRGWALSTDDEALALALIARGARVVRHAHSYSRDLRADPASWSTPEAPGGCQLSAVERSAEALASPLLAAYPPGHPDHSGWTPEEARHEVARILAGEVLGPLLPCSGLALEGDTVIGACLVTLREGSPPHGGPWVIEVYRNPAPRYAGVGAALLRRALWLSTRAELPALSLVVSDGNPARRVYEHLGFQHVGSSRTLELPT
- a CDS encoding serine/threonine protein kinase; the encoded protein is MSPVAPRAPVPFGQYQLIDRLAVGGMAEVFLAHHAGPDGFDKPVVIKRIRPHLSRQSAFVRMFLNEARLAAQLNHPNIVQIHDLGKVGDSYYIGMEYLFGRDMRRVVPKAESLGIPFPMVYALKIASSVCEGLYYAHQKVDLYGAPLNIVHRDVTPENIFVCFDGSVKVLDFGIAKAANRVEHTRAGELRGKLSYLSPEQCLGKPLDHRSDLFSLGAVLYEWLTGFKLFTGESDVAVMRSIVEGKVYAPSYFRADIPEPVEAILMKALERDRDKRYPTAWHFQQDLDRFLNAYEFTPTHLHLSNFLKQLFLDELEEEQQRLRPPATPTSPTLAPTTETEMESVAPVEEPASGSGGERIIPVPVSAAQLEALESLARKHNVAVGKMVGDILSAWLKYR
- a CDS encoding translation initiation factor; translated protein: MAKQKDEKTKGFNNPFARLEGLRDTLPSTKPQVSREDFPDEPPPHGPERAVVRLETGRGGSEVTVVEGLGLPAAELQTWLQALQRGLACTGTAEGERLVLRGDHRFKVPDLLLRRGVKRVVHG
- the truA gene encoding tRNA pseudouridine(38-40) synthase TruA, which produces MPRLKLTLEYDGTRYVGWQVQPNGVSIQSRLGQALEQLLGERVSVEAAGRTDAGVHATGQVVCFDTVRTLPLKAYWMGLNRFLPEDIAVVRAEEVPPDFDPRRWSRGKRYRYRVSNKPSRSPLRRFTHWEVFAPLDVEALRRAAAHLVGRHDFSSFRASDCQAAHAVREVRRVDVQGTSGDELSVTVEGTAFLKHMVRNLVGTLVEVGKGRRPELWVAEVLAARDRKRAGPTAPAQGLVLEEVFYGEGPPPRTPGGTADGEDEE